A genomic segment from Lutibacter sp. A80 encodes:
- a CDS encoding acyl-CoA dehydrogenase family protein, producing MNNMYFTEEHESFRQSFRDFLLKEVVPYVNKWEKQGFIDRQIWKKFGEMGYFGLNAPEEYGGLNLDLFYTVIFLEELQKVNSGGFAAAIWAHTYLAMTHLNAEGSKEIKEKYLASSIDGEKVGCLCVSEPFGGSDVAGMRTTATKNGTNYIINGSKTFITNGVFSDYLVVAAKTSLDLGNKGMSIFVVDRETKGISATSLEKLGWKASDTAEIAFDNVVVPEENLLGEENKGFSYIMQHFASERLIMGINAHARAEFALNYAIQYMSERKAFGKTIDQFQALRHKVADMASEVEMCKEFNYSVASRMNKGDYVVKEASMSKLMSTKIADEVIYECLQLLGGYGYMEDYPMARLLRDSRLGPIGGGTSEILREIIAKMIIDKKEYKPAT from the coding sequence ATGAACAACATGTACTTTACTGAAGAACACGAGTCGTTTCGACAAAGTTTTCGAGATTTTCTACTAAAAGAAGTAGTTCCGTATGTTAATAAATGGGAAAAACAAGGTTTTATAGATAGGCAAATTTGGAAAAAATTTGGAGAAATGGGATATTTTGGATTGAATGCCCCTGAAGAGTATGGAGGTTTAAATCTAGATCTTTTTTATACGGTTATCTTCTTAGAAGAACTACAAAAAGTAAATTCAGGAGGGTTTGCAGCTGCTATTTGGGCACATACATATTTAGCAATGACTCATTTAAATGCCGAAGGAAGTAAAGAAATAAAAGAGAAATATTTAGCATCTAGTATAGATGGAGAGAAAGTAGGTTGTCTTTGTGTTTCCGAACCATTTGGAGGTTCAGATGTTGCTGGTATGCGGACTACTGCAACCAAAAATGGGACTAATTATATAATTAATGGTTCTAAAACATTTATAACAAATGGTGTTTTTTCCGATTATTTAGTTGTTGCTGCAAAAACAAGTCTAGACTTAGGAAATAAAGGAATGAGTATTTTTGTTGTTGATAGGGAAACCAAAGGAATTTCAGCAACAAGTCTAGAAAAATTAGGTTGGAAAGCTTCGGATACAGCTGAAATTGCATTTGATAATGTAGTTGTCCCTGAAGAAAATTTATTAGGTGAAGAGAATAAGGGGTTTTCTTATATAATGCAACATTTTGCCTCTGAAAGACTTATAATGGGAATTAATGCCCATGCTAGAGCAGAATTTGCCTTAAACTACGCAATACAATATATGTCTGAAAGAAAAGCATTTGGAAAGACGATAGATCAATTTCAAGCACTAAGGCATAAAGTGGCTGATATGGCAAGTGAGGTTGAAATGTGTAAAGAATTTAATTATTCTGTTGCTTCTAGAATGAATAAAGGAGATTATGTGGTGAAAGAAGCAAGTATGTCTAAGCTAATGTCAACAAAAATAGCAGATGAAGTTATTTATGAATGTTTACAGTTATTAGGAGGTTATGGTTATATGGAAGATTATCCAATGGCACGACTTTTAAGAGATAGTAGGCTAGGGCCAATTGGTGGTGGTACCTCAGAAATTTTGAGAGAAATTATCGCAAAAATGATAATTGATAAGAAAGAGTATAAGCCAGCAACTTAG
- the rpsU gene encoding 30S ribosomal protein S21, producing MLIIPVKDGENIDRALKRYKRKFDRTKTMKNLRNRKQFNKPSVVKRAQNIKAQYVQKLRTNEEQG from the coding sequence ATGTTAATCATACCAGTTAAAGACGGAGAAAATATTGATAGAGCGTTAAAACGTTATAAAAGAAAATTTGATCGTACTAAAACAATGAAAAATTTACGTAATCGTAAACAATTCAATAAGCCATCAGTTGTAAAACGTGCGCAAAACATAAAAGCTCAATATGTTCAAAAATTAAGAACAAACGAAGAGCAAGGTTAA
- a CDS encoding tyrosine-type recombinase/integrase, whose amino-acid sequence MPTKSFLNYLQIEKKYSDYTIIAYKKDLNDFFEFYSTNYGEIDVLEINYSQIRSWIVSLVNSGISNRSINRKVSSLKSYFKFLQKTKQINVNPLAKHKALKTSKQVQVPFSEKEIKQVLNLKNETEDFESVRNKLIVELFYSTGIRRSELIHLKIEAIDFNNETIKVLGKRNKERYIPLIKTVQVSLKNYLNYRNKIKSQLSYLFITKKGKIIYDTLVYRIINNYFSTVSSKVKKSPHVIRHSFATHLLNEGADLNAVKELLGHSSLASTQVYTHSSLGKLKKVYNQAHPRSQKK is encoded by the coding sequence ATGCCTACAAAATCCTTTTTAAATTATTTACAAATAGAGAAAAAGTATAGTGATTATACCATAATTGCGTATAAAAAAGATTTAAATGATTTTTTTGAATTTTACAGTACTAATTATGGAGAGATTGATGTGCTAGAAATAAATTATTCACAAATTAGAAGTTGGATAGTTAGTTTGGTAAATTCAGGTATTAGTAATCGCAGTATTAATAGAAAGGTGTCTTCTCTAAAATCGTACTTTAAATTTCTTCAAAAAACGAAGCAAATTAACGTAAACCCATTAGCAAAACACAAAGCTTTAAAAACTTCAAAACAAGTACAGGTTCCTTTTTCTGAAAAAGAAATAAAACAGGTGTTAAATTTAAAAAATGAAACTGAAGATTTTGAATCTGTTAGAAATAAATTAATTGTTGAATTATTTTATTCAACAGGTATTAGAAGAAGTGAATTAATTCATTTAAAAATTGAAGCAATTGATTTTAATAATGAAACGATTAAAGTATTAGGAAAAAGAAATAAAGAACGGTATATTCCGTTAATAAAGACAGTGCAAGTTTCGTTAAAAAATTATCTTAATTATAGAAATAAGATTAAAAGTCAATTATCTTATTTATTTATAACAAAAAAAGGTAAAATAATATACGATACACTTGTATATAGAATTATAAATAATTATTTTAGTACTGTATCTTCAAAAGTGAAAAAGAGTCCACATGTAATTAGGCACTCTTTTGCAACACACTTATTAAATGAAGGTGCAGATTTAAACGCTGTTAAAGAATTACTTGGGCATTCAAGTTTAGCGTCAACACAAGTTTATACCCACAGTAGTTTGGGTAAATTAAAAAAAGTGTATAACCAAGCTCACCCAAGGAGCCAAAAAAAATAA
- the hpf gene encoding ribosome hibernation-promoting factor, HPF/YfiA family, translating into MRVNVQSVNFNADKELIVFVEKKISGLEKYYDKIVDSEVYLKVHQTSEKENKNVDVKLNIPGNDLIVKKQCKTFEEGVMLAVDSLKRKLTQKKEKIRSK; encoded by the coding sequence ATGAGAGTAAACGTACAGTCAGTTAATTTTAATGCGGATAAAGAACTTATTGTTTTTGTAGAGAAGAAAATTAGTGGTTTAGAAAAATACTACGATAAAATTGTAGATTCAGAGGTATACTTAAAAGTACATCAAACAAGTGAAAAAGAAAATAAAAATGTAGATGTAAAATTAAATATTCCGGGGAATGATCTTATAGTTAAAAAGCAATGTAAAACATTTGAGGAAGGTGTTATGTTGGCTGTAGATTCATTAAAACGAAAGCTTACACAAAAGAAAGAAAAAATAAGATCAAAATAA
- the tuf gene encoding elongation factor Tu has protein sequence MAKETFDRSKAHLNIGTIGHVDHGKTTLTAAITVVLAEKGLSEVKDFDQIDNAPEEKERGITINTAHVEYQTATRHYAHVDCPGHADYVKNMVTGAAQMDGAIIVVAATDGPMPQTREHILLGRQVGIPRLVVFMNKVDMVDDEELLELVEMEIRDLLSFYDYDGDNTPVIQGSALGGLNLEPKWMEKIMELMDAVDTWIELPKRDVDKDFLMPIEDVFSITGRGTVATGRIETGVANTGDAVDIIGMGAEKLTSTITGVEMFRKILDRGEAGDNVGILLRGINKEDIRRGMVICKPKSVTPHAKFKAEVYILKKEEGGRHTPFHNNYRPQFYVRTTDVTGTINLPDGVEMVMPGDNLTITVELHQPIALNVGLRFAIREGGRTVGAGQVTEMLD, from the coding sequence ATGGCTAAAGAAACTTTCGATCGTTCAAAAGCGCACTTAAACATTGGTACTATTGGACACGTTGATCACGGTAAAACAACCTTAACAGCTGCTATTACTGTTGTATTAGCAGAGAAAGGGCTTTCTGAAGTAAAAGATTTCGATCAAATCGATAACGCTCCTGAAGAAAAAGAAAGAGGTATTACAATTAATACTGCACACGTAGAGTATCAAACTGCTACACGTCACTATGCTCACGTTGACTGTCCAGGTCACGCGGATTACGTAAAAAACATGGTAACAGGTGCTGCTCAAATGGATGGTGCAATTATCGTAGTAGCTGCAACAGATGGGCCAATGCCTCAAACAAGAGAGCATATCTTATTAGGTCGTCAAGTAGGTATTCCAAGATTAGTTGTATTCATGAATAAAGTGGATATGGTTGATGATGAGGAATTATTAGAATTAGTAGAAATGGAAATTAGAGATTTATTATCTTTCTATGACTACGATGGTGATAATACTCCTGTAATTCAAGGTTCTGCTTTAGGAGGATTAAACCTTGAGCCAAAATGGATGGAGAAAATTATGGAATTAATGGATGCTGTGGATACTTGGATTGAGTTACCTAAGCGTGATGTTGATAAAGATTTCTTAATGCCTATTGAAGATGTATTCTCAATTACTGGTCGTGGTACTGTAGCAACAGGACGTATTGAAACTGGTGTTGCTAACACAGGAGATGCTGTTGATATTATTGGTATGGGAGCTGAAAAATTAACTTCTACTATTACTGGAGTTGAAATGTTTCGTAAAATATTAGATAGAGGTGAAGCTGGAGATAACGTTGGTATCTTATTAAGAGGTATTAATAAAGAAGATATCCGTAGAGGTATGGTAATTTGTAAACCAAAATCTGTAACTCCACACGCTAAATTTAAAGCAGAGGTTTATATCTTGAAAAAAGAAGAAGGTGGTCGTCACACACCATTCCATAACAACTACCGTCCACAATTTTACGTACGTACAACAGACGTAACAGGTACTATTAACTTACCTGATGGAGTAGAAATGGTAATGCCAGGAGATAACTTAACTATTACTGTTGAATTACACCAACCAATTGCATTAAATGTAGGTTTACGTTTTGCAATCCGTGAAGGTGGTAGAACAGTAGGAGCTGGTCAGGTAACAGAAATGTTAGACTAA
- the secE gene encoding preprotein translocase subunit SecE: MNLVNYIKDSFEELRNKVSWISWEEAQKSTLVVAVFTIIFALAVFLVDKFFQTGLTEYFKLF; this comes from the coding sequence ATGAATTTAGTTAATTATATAAAAGACTCATTTGAAGAGTTACGCAATAAAGTGTCTTGGATTTCTTGGGAAGAAGCTCAAAAATCGACATTAGTTGTTGCTGTATTTACAATAATATTTGCTTTGGCAGTATTTTTAGTAGATAAATTCTTCCAAACTGGTTTAACTGAGTATTTTAAATTATTTTAA
- the nusG gene encoding transcription termination/antitermination protein NusG: MADSVKKWYVVRAIGGQENKVKSYIENEIARLGMTDYVDRVLVPTEKVIQVRNGKKINKERVYFPGYVMIEANLSGELPHVIKSITGVIGFLGEVKGGDPVPMRKSEINRMLGKVDELSVQNDNVAIPYVVGETVKVIDGPFNGFDGTIEKINEEKRKLEVMVKIFGRKTPLELSYMQVDKIS; the protein is encoded by the coding sequence ATGGCTGATTCTGTGAAAAAATGGTACGTTGTTAGAGCTATAGGTGGGCAAGAAAATAAAGTGAAATCTTATATTGAAAATGAGATAGCTCGTTTAGGAATGACTGATTATGTTGATAGAGTTTTAGTACCTACAGAAAAAGTGATTCAAGTACGTAATGGGAAAAAAATAAATAAAGAACGCGTTTATTTTCCAGGTTATGTAATGATTGAAGCTAACTTAAGTGGTGAATTACCACACGTTATTAAATCGATAACAGGTGTGATTGGTTTTTTAGGCGAAGTTAAAGGAGGTGATCCTGTACCTATGCGTAAATCTGAAATTAACCGAATGCTTGGTAAAGTTGATGAATTATCTGTTCAAAATGATAATGTTGCTATACCTTATGTAGTTGGTGAAACAGTAAAAGTAATTGATGGTCCATTTAATGGGTTTGATGGTACAATAGAAAAGATAAATGAAGAAAAGCGTAAACTAGAAGTAATGGTTAAGATTTTTGGAAGAAAAACACCATTAGAGTTAAGTTATATGCAAGTAGATAAAATTTCATAA
- the rplK gene encoding 50S ribosomal protein L11 produces MAKEVSKVVKLQVRGGAANPSPPVGPALGAAGVNIMEFCKQFNARTQDKPGKVLPVAITVYKDKSFDFVIKTPPAAVQILEAAKVKKGSAEPNRIKVATVTWDQLKTIAEDKMVDLNAFTVESAMLMMAGTARSMGIRVKGEAPVKQ; encoded by the coding sequence ATGGCAAAAGAAGTTAGTAAAGTAGTAAAATTACAAGTTCGTGGAGGTGCAGCAAATCCATCACCACCTGTTGGACCTGCTTTAGGTGCTGCCGGAGTTAATATTATGGAGTTCTGTAAGCAATTTAATGCTAGAACTCAAGACAAACCAGGAAAAGTTTTACCTGTTGCAATTACTGTATATAAGGATAAATCTTTTGATTTTGTTATAAAAACTCCACCAGCAGCTGTTCAAATTTTAGAAGCAGCTAAAGTAAAAAAAGGGTCAGCAGAACCAAATAGAATTAAAGTAGCTACAGTTACTTGGGATCAATTGAAAACAATTGCTGAAGATAAAATGGTAGATTTAAATGCATTTACTGTTGAATCTGCAATGCTTATGATGGCAGGTACAGCACGTTCAATGGGAATTAGAGTAAAAGGAGAAGCTCCTGTAAAACAATAA
- the rplA gene encoding 50S ribosomal protein L1: MAKLTKKQKEAEAKVDRNQTYSLNDASALVKEITNVNFDASIDLAVRLGVDPRKANQMVRGVVTLPHGTGKDVKVLALVTPDKEADAKEAGADYVGLDEYLQKIKEGWTDVDVIITMPSVMGKLGPLGRILGPRGLMPNPKTGTVTMDVAKAVTEVKAGKIDFKVEKTGIVHAAIAKASFSADKIAENAGELIQTLIKLKPTAAKGTYVKSIYMSSTMSPGISIDTKSVNS; encoded by the coding sequence ATGGCAAAATTAACTAAAAAGCAAAAAGAAGCTGAAGCTAAAGTTGATAGAAATCAAACTTACAGTTTAAATGATGCTTCTGCTTTAGTAAAAGAAATTACTAATGTAAATTTTGATGCATCTATTGATTTAGCTGTTAGATTAGGAGTTGATCCTCGTAAAGCAAATCAAATGGTTAGAGGGGTAGTAACATTACCTCACGGAACCGGTAAAGATGTTAAAGTTTTAGCATTAGTAACTCCAGATAAAGAAGCAGATGCAAAAGAAGCAGGTGCAGACTATGTTGGATTAGATGAATACCTTCAAAAAATTAAAGAAGGTTGGACTGACGTTGATGTTATTATTACTATGCCTAGTGTTATGGGTAAATTAGGACCATTAGGACGTATTTTAGGACCTAGAGGTTTAATGCCTAACCCTAAAACTGGTACTGTAACAATGGATGTAGCAAAAGCTGTTACTGAAGTTAAAGCTGGTAAAATTGACTTTAAAGTTGAAAAAACAGGTATTGTTCATGCAGCAATAGCTAAAGCATCATTTTCTGCAGATAAAATTGCTGAAAACGCTGGTGAATTAATTCAGACTTTAATAAAATTAAAACCAACTGCAGCTAAAGGAACTTATGTTAAAAGCATTTACATGTCTAGTACTATGAGTCCAGGTATAAGTATTGATACTAAATCAGTTAATAGTTAA
- the rplJ gene encoding 50S ribosomal protein L10 has translation MTREEKSQVIEAITTKLTGQSVIYLADISGLNALDTSNLRRACFKANIKLAVVKNTLLEKAMEKSDKDFGDLPTVLKGNTSILLSDTGNAPAKLIKEFRKKSDKPLLKGAYVAEAIYVGDDQLETLVNIKSKEEVIGEIITILQSPAKNVVSALQSGGNKLSGIIKALSEKE, from the coding sequence ATGACTAGAGAAGAAAAATCACAAGTGATAGAAGCTATAACAACAAAGTTAACTGGACAAAGTGTTATCTATTTAGCTGATATATCAGGTTTAAATGCCTTAGACACATCTAATTTACGTAGAGCATGTTTTAAAGCTAATATTAAACTTGCAGTTGTTAAAAATACATTGTTAGAAAAAGCAATGGAAAAATCTGATAAAGATTTTGGAGATTTACCTACAGTTTTAAAAGGAAATACTTCAATTTTATTATCTGATACTGGTAATGCACCAGCAAAATTAATAAAAGAATTTCGTAAAAAATCCGATAAGCCTTTATTAAAAGGAGCTTATGTAGCTGAAGCTATTTATGTTGGTGATGACCAATTAGAAACTTTAGTTAATATCAAGTCTAAAGAAGAAGTTATTGGAGAAATCATTACAATTTTACAATCGCCTGCTAAAAATGTTGTTTCAGCATTACAATCAGGAGGTAATAAATTATCTGGTATAATTAAAGCATTATCAGAAAAAGAATAA
- the rplL gene encoding 50S ribosomal protein L7/L12: MADLKDFAEQLVNLTVKEVNELANILKEEYGIEPAAAAVAVAGPAAGGAAEEEAQTEFDVILKAAGGSKLAVVKLVKELTGLGLKEAKGVVDSAPAPVKEGISKDEAEALKASLEEAGAEVELK; encoded by the coding sequence ATGGCAGATTTAAAAGATTTCGCAGAACAACTTGTTAACTTAACAGTAAAAGAAGTAAACGAGTTAGCTAATATTTTAAAAGAAGAATATGGTATTGAGCCAGCTGCAGCAGCAGTTGCAGTAGCAGGTCCAGCAGCAGGTGGAGCAGCAGAAGAAGAAGCTCAAACTGAATTTGATGTAATTTTAAAAGCAGCAGGTGGTTCTAAATTAGCAGTTGTTAAATTAGTTAAGGAATTAACTGGTTTAGGATTGAAAGAAGCTAAAGGTGTTGTAGATAGCGCACCAGCACCAGTAAAAGAAGGTATTTCTAAAGACGAAGCGGAAGCTTTAAAAGCATCATTAGAAGAAGCTGGAGCAGAGGTTGAGCTTAAATAA